From a single Borreliella spielmanii genomic region:
- a CDS encoding complement regulator-acquiring protein, protein MNNIKLSIFITLGIITLLSCKLNYEDTKNKVASFTETKHDEPNLQKDVKKQEHPKPTKDLKIFNTEDKTNLTDKLFEILAREMTIIKRDKLQTEISSQFGLKNSMFELINVYKIDSKTGIKLKEKMNSSLFESQKMRRQFYSSLSYNTTDIFNLAEIVNKLYKDPKAHDTIKNISGGIRIQQNFEVALEDLAINMEMLKENAFAKSALEEIYAVIVDLIEIKKEWLNTIETLIKSSNATLELQNNTEKLKEHIQQIYKDKINTLCLKAERALIYLNTLFKCNNN, encoded by the coding sequence TTGAATAATATAAAATTATCAATATTTATAACATTAGGAATAATAACATTATTATCTTGCAAGCTAAACTATGAAGATACTAAAAACAAAGTAGCAAGTTTTACAGAAACAAAACACGATGAACCAAATCTTCAAAAAGATGTAAAAAAACAAGAACATCCAAAACCAACAAAAGACTTAAAAATTTTCAACACAGAAGACAAAACTAATCTAACTGATAAGCTTTTTGAAATCTTAGCAAGAGAAATGACAATAATAAAAAGAGACAAGCTTCAAACAGAAATATCTAGCCAATTTGGACTAAAAAATAGCATGTTTGAACTAATCAATGTTTACAAAATAGATTCTAAAACTGGAATAAAACTTAAAGAAAAAATGAACTCAAGCCTATTTGAATCTCAAAAAATGAGAAGACAATTTTATTCATCATTAAGCTACAACACCACTGACATTTTTAATTTAGCAGAGATTGTAAACAAGCTCTACAAAGACCCGAAAGCCCACGATACAATAAAAAATATATCTGGGGGAATACGAATTCAACAAAACTTTGAAGTTGCGCTTGAAGATTTAGCAATTAATATGGAAATGCTAAAAGAGAATGCTTTTGCTAAGAGTGCTTTAGAAGAAATTTACGCTGTAATTGTTGATTTAATCGAAATAAAAAAAGAATGGCTAAATACAATAGAAACATTGATTAAAAGCTCAAACGCTACCTTGGAGCTACAAAACAATACAGAAAAGCTAAAAGAACATATTCAACAAATATATAAAGATAAAATAAATACTCTTTGCTTGAAAGCTGAGCGAGCATTGATTTACTTAAACACATTATTTAAATGTAATAATAATTAA
- a CDS encoding complement regulator-acquiring protein produces the protein MKIKSLIHLKFIALFLSSCTIDANLNEDYKNKVEELLNSTTNDQTTPGTKTNSSALQLQTKTNTNKKAEQVAGLQNQPLANGQNLHIVHHNANPANRANPTGVIKKNVQTKAQITPPKQIAPTPTATATATATATVRKGTKTTTPKNFKKPQKYTFNYGLGQSTQTNFINQQNNTSMIFKQAQPSFIQTSSAISKSRESKNDLLRRISEEKNKIQNNNGFRETYDQFKMKDSAFELLDVISNISVFDRSYAPQLNSNTPEAENERNKFYAIMDFDQSKTTQFGSIMEILYKENQNHSLIRSLIISGLGIQISLEHALEELEKKIEIFNEKYSNNKITGFDFDTTMKEFELILNSILTERNEWSKQVDALIANANSNTSLNDSSTLAQYIQTRYLDKMENARQSVLDSYIRITEFK, from the coding sequence TTGAAAATTAAATCATTAATACATTTAAAGTTCATAGCCTTGTTTTTGTCTTCTTGCACGATTGATGCTAATCTAAACGAAGACTATAAAAATAAGGTAGAAGAACTTCTCAATAGTACAACAAATGATCAAACAACGCCGGGGACTAAAACAAACTCAAGTGCCTTGCAACTACAAACTAAAACAAACACTAATAAAAAAGCAGAACAAGTAGCGGGGCTGCAAAACCAACCATTAGCAAACGGGCAAAACTTGCATATTGTGCACCACAACGCAAATCCGGCAAATAGAGCAAATCCAACAGGAGTAATTAAAAAAAATGTACAAACAAAAGCACAAATCACACCTCCAAAACAAATAGCACCCACCCCAACTGCAACTGCAACTGCAACTGCAACTGCAACTGTGCGCAAAGGTACAAAAACTACTACTCCTAAAAACTTTAAAAAACCTCAAAAATATACCTTTAATTACGGCTTAGGTCAATCAACCCAGACAAACTTTATCAACCAGCAAAACAATACTTCTATGATTTTCAAACAAGCTCAACCAAGCTTTATTCAAACATCTTCTGCTATTAGCAAATCACGAGAGTCAAAAAACGACCTTCTTAGAAGAATTTCTGAAGAAAAAAACAAAATACAAAACAACAATGGATTTAGAGAAACTTACGATCAATTTAAAATGAAAGACTCTGCATTTGAGCTATTAGATGTTATTTCAAATATTTCAGTTTTTGATCGAAGTTACGCACCACAGCTTAACTCTAACACCCCAGAAGCAGAAAATGAAAGAAATAAATTCTATGCAATTATGGATTTTGATCAATCAAAAACAACACAATTTGGATCAATAATGGAAATTCTTTACAAGGAGAATCAAAATCACAGCTTAATCAGATCATTAATAATATCAGGACTTGGAATACAAATTTCTTTAGAACATGCACTAGAAGAGTTAGAGAAAAAAATTGAAATCTTTAACGAAAAGTACTCAAACAATAAAATCACCGGCTTTGATTTTGACACTACAATGAAAGAGTTTGAATTAATATTAAATTCAATATTAACTGAAAGAAATGAATGGTCAAAACAAGTTGACGCCCTTATTGCTAATGCAAACTCTAATACAAGCCTAAATGATTCTAGCACTCTAGCACAATACATTCAAACCAGGTATTTAGACAAAATGGAAAATGCTCGCCAGTCTGTTCTTGACTCATACATTAGAATAACAGAATTTAAATAG
- a CDS encoding complement regulator-acquiring protein has translation MKKYKLEFIKLITIILFLCSCNSVGLKQELAEKIEKIINPVVEKIENDKKEKELEFDEMKTIFELIQKNDELCNDYRRQFYSSLEYNIIRITNIIKIFHKVIEIQNDVAKKLELVHFIKSIIDRGSIFVQNPLEIAILEINKRKDDLINFNNTEKLKDIKNKINKMLGMQQQWIKNIDKIIITYNDTTNLQTNSEELETYLKTTYENTLKSDSNEIYDLMIEIGRELQENL, from the coding sequence TTGAAAAAATACAAATTAGAATTTATTAAACTTATAACAATAATATTATTTTTGTGTTCATGTAATTCAGTTGGCTTAAAACAAGAACTTGCCGAGAAAATAGAAAAAATAATCAACCCCGTAGTAGAAAAAATAGAAAACGACAAAAAAGAAAAAGAATTAGAATTTGATGAAATGAAAACCATTTTTGAGCTTATTCAAAAAAACGATGAACTTTGCAACGATTACAGAAGACAGTTTTATTCATCTCTTGAGTACAATATAATAAGAATTACAAACATAATAAAAATTTTTCATAAAGTTATAGAAATACAAAATGATGTCGCAAAAAAGCTTGAACTTGTACATTTTATTAAGTCAATAATCGACAGAGGATCAATTTTTGTTCAAAATCCGCTAGAAATTGCTATTCTTGAAATAAATAAAAGAAAAGATGATCTTATTAACTTTAATAACACAGAAAAATTAAAAGACATTAAAAATAAAATCAACAAAATGCTGGGAATGCAGCAACAATGGATTAAAAATATAGACAAGATTATTATTACTTACAATGATACTACAAATCTTCAAACCAATAGCGAAGAATTAGAAACTTACCTAAAAACAACTTATGAAAATACATTAAAGTCAGACTCAAATGAAATTTACGATTTGATGATAGAAATTGGAAGAGAATTGCAAGAAAACTTATAA
- a CDS encoding complement regulator-acquiring protein: MTERISTEIKKFKEKVEQYKDKTEDSDQFGMKYSVFNVDTTALKLAKLNSDAKKDERLLFYSSLEYSKKRIVNFGKILTQLYKQQQHHQLIEEVVKIGFSIQKNLEETILKISDNRDELKRLGKENLKALETAIKEFFEIKQNWIKKVDEIILNYNENLEKIKEDANSLAEHISHEIKPEEYDATTVIVKINEILNFYYNLPTLTTPGSQN, translated from the coding sequence ATAACCGAAAGAATATCAACAGAAATAAAAAAATTTAAAGAAAAAGTAGAACAATATAAAGACAAAACTGAAGACTCTGATCAATTTGGAATGAAATATTCAGTCTTTAATGTAGATACAACTGCGCTTAAGCTTGCAAAGCTCAACTCGGATGCAAAAAAAGATGAAAGACTGCTATTTTACTCTTCTCTAGAGTACAGCAAAAAGAGAATTGTAAACTTTGGTAAAATACTCACACAACTTTACAAACAGCAACAACACCATCAACTAATTGAAGAGGTTGTTAAAATAGGATTTAGCATTCAAAAAAACCTTGAAGAGACAATTTTAAAAATATCTGATAACAGAGATGAATTAAAAAGGCTAGGCAAAGAAAACCTAAAAGCTCTTGAGACTGCAATAAAAGAATTTTTTGAAATAAAACAAAATTGGATCAAAAAGGTAGACGAAATTATTCTTAACTACAACGAAAATTTAGAAAAAATCAAAGAAGACGCTAACAGCCTAGCAGAACACATTAGCCATGAAATTAAACCAGAAGAATATGATGCAACAACTGTAATTGTAAAAATAAACGAAATATTAAATTTTTATTACAATTTACCAACTTTAACAACCCCTGGAAGTCAAAATTAA
- a CDS encoding complement regulator-acquiring protein, with product MIKTKLNIIKLNIMTTILALICISCAVNKIDPKPNKYTNTTENSQDFENKSQDSNSFNQESQDSNSSDQESLETILLELKAIGKKLEAQKEQEDTAIAKIISEQCDFLSTFKIGPYDLIVEENQTEIKRIIYSSLNYETQKINTLKEILEKLKKNNQYHTIVGSFINHISWRIQFRLSEHLKTIKDKLSTLSKKEAEETLLSAKHYLTLKQRFAKTLTATLEAYSQNSQQIKTDEEKLATHMNDNYKEFDSLKSIH from the coding sequence TTGATAAAAACTAAACTAAATATAATCAAGCTTAATATAATGACAACTATATTAGCTTTAATTTGCATATCATGTGCTGTTAATAAAATTGATCCTAAGCCAAACAAATATACTAACACAACAGAAAACAGTCAAGATTTTGAAAATAAATCTCAAGATTCAAACTCTTTCAATCAAGAATCTCAAGATTCAAACTCTTCAGATCAAGAATCCCTAGAAACCATACTCTTAGAATTAAAAGCAATTGGTAAAAAGTTAGAAGCTCAAAAAGAGCAAGAAGATACCGCAATAGCTAAAATTATTTCCGAACAATGTGATTTTTTGAGTACTTTTAAAATAGGACCTTATGACCTTATTGTAGAAGAAAATCAAACGGAAATAAAAAGAATAATTTACTCATCTTTAAATTACGAAACACAAAAAATAAATACATTAAAAGAAATTCTTGAAAAACTTAAAAAAAATAACCAATACCATACTATAGTAGGTAGCTTTATTAACCACATATCATGGCGCATTCAATTCCGCCTAAGCGAGCATTTAAAAACAATAAAAGATAAATTATCTACTCTAAGCAAAAAAGAAGCCGAAGAGACACTACTTAGCGCAAAACATTACTTAACACTAAAACAAAGGTTTGCTAAAACCTTAACCGCAACTCTTGAAGCTTATAGTCAAAATTCACAGCAGATTAAAACCGATGAGGAAAAACTGGCAACCCACATGAATGACAATTACAAAGAATTTGATTCTTTAAAATCAATCCATTAA
- a CDS encoding complement regulator-acquiring protein — protein MKKTKLDIIKLNILTTILTLICISCDVDNDPEQKESANNFSNGSQNLKSQEKDTISKLKEIGKKLTAQEEKDTAEIATIDITLPDFLGSLKTQSYKDLSKNVEMNIKRILYSSLNYEIAKIKTLKEIIDKLKQNSEHQKVLERFLYSISLIIQFQLNGSLEKIKKKSNALTQENYKALLMGVESSLKLKENFEKALNKTIEAYSQDLENIKSNETQLVKHMDEHYSNINSFKPTN, from the coding sequence TTGAAAAAAACTAAACTAGATATAATTAAGCTTAATATTCTTACAACAATATTAACTTTAATTTGCATCTCATGTGATGTTGATAACGATCCGGAACAAAAAGAAAGTGCCAATAATTTTTCAAACGGATCTCAAAATCTAAAATCTCAAGAAAAAGATACAATCTCAAAATTAAAAGAAATTGGCAAAAAATTGACAGCTCAAGAAGAAAAAGACACCGCAGAAATAGCTACAATTGATATTACACTACCTGATTTTCTAGGTTCTTTAAAAACTCAATCCTACAAAGATCTTAGCAAAAATGTGGAAATGAATATAAAAAGAATACTTTACTCATCTTTAAATTACGAAATCGCAAAAATAAAAACATTAAAAGAAATTATTGATAAACTTAAACAAAATTCTGAACACCAAAAGGTACTCGAAAGATTCCTTTATTCCATATCACTAATTATTCAATTCCAACTAAATGGTAGCTTAGAAAAAATAAAAAAGAAATCAAACGCTCTAACCCAAGAAAACTATAAAGCACTACTAATGGGGGTAGAATCCAGCTTAAAACTAAAAGAAAACTTTGAAAAAGCCTTAAACAAAACTATTGAAGCTTACAGTCAAGATTTAGAAAACATTAAATCTAATGAAACACAATTAGTAAAACATATGGATGAACATTACAGCAACATTAATTCTTTTAAGCCTACTAATTAA
- a CDS encoding complement regulator-acquiring protein, translating into MIKTKLNIIKLNILTTILTLICISCTPINNITPKENNQNFENESQNTNPSNKKSQKTKASKLEIIGKTLEDQKKQEDIQIAQIDSALPDFLGTFKADDYDGLSAYEEMEIKRILYSSLNYERQKINTLKEILEQLNTNVQHKQTAKHFIYSISLSIQSQLSRDLALIQNLIEDNLHTLKQKESEILITAESDLKLKENFAKTLNKTIEDYNRNDQSIKISVVTLANYFDEKYKDLDSFKPNN; encoded by the coding sequence TTGATAAAAACTAAACTAAATATAATTAAGCTCAATATTCTTACAACAATATTAACTTTAATTTGCATCTCATGCACACCTATTAATAACATCACTCCAAAAGAAAACAACCAAAATTTTGAAAATGAATCTCAAAATACAAACCCTTCAAATAAAAAATCTCAAAAAACTAAAGCCTCAAAATTAGAAATAATTGGTAAGACCTTAGAAGATCAAAAAAAACAAGAAGATATTCAAATAGCTCAAATTGATAGCGCACTACCTGATTTCCTGGGTACTTTTAAAGCCGATGATTATGATGGGCTTTCCGCATATGAAGAAATGGAAATAAAAAGAATACTCTACTCATCTTTAAATTACGAAAGACAAAAAATAAATACATTAAAAGAAATTCTTGAACAACTTAACACAAATGTTCAACACAAACAAACAGCTAAACACTTTATTTATTCCATATCGCTAAGTATTCAATCCCAACTAAGCAGAGATTTAGCACTAATACAAAACCTAATAGAAGACAACTTACACACTTTAAAACAAAAAGAATCTGAAATACTAATAACCGCAGAATCTGACTTAAAACTAAAAGAAAACTTTGCAAAAACTTTAAACAAAACCATTGAAGATTACAATCGAAATGATCAAAGCATTAAAATCAGTGTGGTAACACTAGCAAACTACTTTGATGAAAAGTATAAAGACCTTGATTCTTTTAAGCCTAATAATTAG
- a CDS encoding complement regulator-acquiring protein gives MKKNTIYKIVNLLKITLLFSCSFHTKSTNTETASELQPSPIEIKKTSIKKVENLKKVENLQQNQISNNDKESIIKKITQEFNENEKLIQKISSNIEILTQKVNTNIQKINPIDQFGINKNTIPEKQYMNIALILTSDLQQRRLFYSSLNYDENKIKKLITILAQTSSSNGYHQKIIGSIFWTGFKIQESFEKAVNLLNKNEQRRLMFNFRTKTVKGIQESFEKLIQERNSWIETVENIISEYDNNIANVQTDGIILGEIIRVGYEHKLSPDESMRIANNIEISLQSCCDHTHY, from the coding sequence TTGAAAAAAAACACAATTTATAAAATAGTAAATCTACTTAAAATAACTTTACTGTTCTCATGTTCTTTTCATACTAAATCAACCAACACAGAAACAGCAAGTGAATTACAACCATCCCCTATTGAAATTAAAAAAACTAGCATTAAAAAAGTAGAAAATCTTAAAAAGGTTGAAAACTTACAACAAAACCAGATCTCAAACAATGATAAAGAATCAATAATTAAAAAAATTACACAAGAATTCAATGAAAATGAAAAATTAATTCAAAAAATAAGCTCAAATATAGAAATACTTACTCAAAAAGTAAATACAAATATTCAAAAAATCAACCCTATTGATCAATTTGGAATAAATAAAAATACAATCCCGGAAAAGCAATACATGAATATTGCTTTAATATTAACAAGCGATCTTCAACAAAGAAGATTATTTTATTCATCTTTAAATTACGATGAAAATAAAATTAAAAAATTAATTACAATACTTGCACAAACATCAAGCTCAAATGGCTACCATCAAAAAATTATTGGCTCGATTTTTTGGACAGGATTTAAAATCCAAGAATCATTTGAAAAGGCTGTTAATCTTTTAAATAAAAACGAGCAAAGACGTCTAATGTTTAACTTTAGAACAAAAACAGTAAAAGGCATTCAAGAAAGTTTTGAAAAACTAATACAAGAGAGAAATTCATGGATAGAAACTGTAGAAAATATTATTAGCGAATATGACAACAATATAGCAAATGTCCAAACAGATGGAATAATTTTAGGAGAAATAATAAGGGTTGGATACGAACATAAATTAAGCCCAGATGAAAGTATGCGAATTGCAAATAATATTGAAATATCATTGCAATCCTGTTGTGACCACACGCATTACTAA
- a CDS encoding OMS28 family porin, with the protein MTKIFRNLIINGLLFGFVNLNVFADSNNANIVQLQSNVLEQSDQKDDKTSDQKDGKTLDQKDGKTLDQKDGKKLDQKDQVNQALDTINKVTEDVSNKLEGVRESSLELVESNDAGVVKKFVGSMSLISDAAKGAVIASQEATIVAKCSGMVAEDANRVVEMSKKAAQETQKAVSVAGEAMFLIEKQIMSNKSPNNKELELTKEEFAKVEQVKETLMASERALDETAQEAQKVLNIVNGLNPSNKDQVVAKKDVEKAISSVVKVAQGARDLAKVMTISLYMR; encoded by the coding sequence ATGACTAAAATATTTAGGAATTTAATAATTAATGGATTATTGTTTGGATTTGTAAATTTAAATGTGTTTGCAGATTCTAACAATGCAAATATTGTTCAACTTCAATCCAACGTTTTAGAACAATCAGATCAAAAAGATGATAAAACTTCAGATCAAAAAGATGGTAAGACTTTAGATCAAAAAGATGGTAAGACTTTAGATCAAAAAGATGGTAAGAAATTAGATCAAAAAGATCAGGTTAATCAAGCTCTAGATACTATTAACAAGGTGACAGAAGATGTTTCTAATAAATTAGAAGGGGTTAGAGAATCATCTCTTGAATTGGTAGAATCAAATGATGCGGGTGTAGTTAAAAAGTTTGTAGGTTCAATGTCTTTGATTTCAGATGCTGCTAAGGGAGCCGTTATTGCATCACAAGAGGCAACAATTGTAGCAAAGTGCTCAGGAATGGTTGCTGAGGATGCAAATAGGGTTGTTGAAATGTCTAAAAAGGCTGCTCAAGAAACTCAAAAAGCCGTTTCTGTTGCAGGTGAGGCGATGTTTTTAATAGAAAAGCAAATAATGTCAAATAAATCTCCAAATAATAAGGAATTAGAATTGACAAAAGAAGAATTTGCTAAAGTAGAACAAGTTAAAGAAACTTTAATGGCTTCTGAAAGAGCTTTAGATGAAACAGCTCAAGAGGCTCAGAAAGTTCTCAATATTGTTAATGGCTTAAATCCATCAAATAAGGATCAAGTAGTAGCAAAAAAAGATGTTGAAAAGGCTATTTCCAGTGTTGTTAAGGTAGCTCAAGGCGCAAGAGATCTTGCAAAAGTAATGACCATTTCTTTATACATGAGATAG